The following are encoded in a window of Halorarum salinum genomic DNA:
- a CDS encoding DUF5817 domain-containing protein yields the protein MYAIVGCSDCGAYWLLSDPDGQDSATCQRCGTSHGTRKLRRFYESEDRAAAVQARAKLLAEKRGDGDAFEAAGTAADHERAVEEAGRMVGDREYLEGSGLDAEEVEAAGDVSGGGSRSRDEVVRDALREGNSTEDAVVEYATQYGVPAEAARDLLDRLRRRGEVSESRGEYRLL from the coding sequence ATGTACGCGATCGTCGGCTGCTCCGACTGTGGGGCCTACTGGCTGCTCTCGGATCCGGACGGGCAGGACTCCGCGACGTGCCAGCGCTGCGGGACGTCCCACGGGACCCGGAAGCTCCGGCGGTTCTACGAGTCCGAGGACAGGGCGGCGGCCGTCCAGGCCCGCGCGAAGTTGCTCGCCGAGAAGCGTGGCGACGGCGACGCGTTCGAGGCGGCGGGCACCGCGGCGGACCACGAGCGCGCGGTGGAGGAGGCCGGCCGGATGGTGGGCGACCGCGAGTACCTGGAGGGCTCCGGGCTGGACGCGGAGGAGGTCGAGGCCGCGGGCGACGTCTCCGGGGGTGGGTCGCGCTCCCGGGACGAGGTGGTCCGCGACGCGCTCCGCGAGGGCAACTCGACCGAGGACGCGGTCGTCGAGTACGCGACGCAGTACGGCGTCCCGGCCGAGGCCGCACGCGACCTGCTCGACCGACTCCGCCGGCGCGGCGAGGTGAGCGAGTCGCGCGGCGAGTACCGACTCCTCTGA
- the icd gene encoding isocitrate dehydrogenase (NADP(+)), with translation MSYDIAELPEDGEPITVADEDTGELDVPANPIIPIIHGDGIGTDVGPAAQQVLDAAAEATGRSIAWMRVYAGESAREKYDENMPEETVRAIREHRVAIKGPLTTPVGSGFRSLNVALRKVLDLYANVRPTYHLDGVPSPVKNPEEMDMITFRENTEDVYAGIEWEAGTDEVEKVREFVEDEMGADGVIHDGPVGIGIKPITEFGSKRLIREAIDYAVANGRDSVTLVHKGNIMKFTEGQFRDWGYEVAEEEYGDDVVTEDELWEEYDGEQPDGTVVVKDRIADNMLQQLLTRTSDYSVIATMNLNGDYMSDAAGAQIGGLGIAPGVNFGHGKALAEPVHGSAPKYAGQDKVNPTAMILSGREMLDYLGWSDAADLVRDAVEAQISSGRVTYDLERQIEGGEKLATSEFAEEVVERIHDLA, from the coding sequence ATGAGCTACGACATCGCGGAGCTCCCCGAGGACGGGGAGCCGATCACCGTCGCCGACGAGGACACCGGCGAACTCGACGTACCGGCCAATCCCATCATCCCCATCATCCACGGGGACGGGATCGGGACCGACGTCGGCCCCGCCGCCCAGCAGGTGCTCGACGCGGCCGCGGAGGCGACCGGTCGGTCCATCGCGTGGATGCGCGTCTACGCGGGCGAGTCGGCCCGCGAGAAGTACGACGAGAACATGCCCGAGGAGACGGTGCGGGCCATCCGCGAGCACCGCGTCGCCATCAAGGGGCCGCTCACGACGCCGGTCGGTTCCGGCTTCCGCTCGCTGAACGTCGCGCTCCGGAAGGTGCTCGACCTGTACGCGAACGTCCGGCCGACCTACCACCTCGACGGCGTCCCCTCCCCGGTGAAGAACCCGGAGGAGATGGACATGATCACGTTCCGCGAGAACACCGAGGACGTGTACGCCGGCATCGAGTGGGAGGCCGGCACCGACGAGGTGGAGAAGGTCCGCGAGTTCGTCGAGGACGAGATGGGCGCCGACGGCGTCATCCACGACGGCCCGGTCGGCATCGGCATCAAGCCCATCACGGAGTTCGGCTCGAAGCGGCTCATCCGCGAGGCGATCGACTACGCGGTCGCGAACGGCCGCGACTCGGTGACGCTCGTCCACAAGGGGAACATCATGAAGTTCACCGAGGGTCAGTTCCGCGACTGGGGCTACGAGGTCGCCGAGGAGGAGTACGGCGACGACGTCGTCACCGAGGACGAACTGTGGGAGGAGTACGACGGCGAGCAGCCCGACGGCACGGTCGTCGTGAAGGACCGAATCGCCGACAACATGCTCCAGCAGTTGCTCACGCGGACGAGCGACTACTCGGTCATCGCGACGATGAACCTCAACGGCGACTACATGTCCGACGCCGCCGGCGCCCAGATCGGGGGGCTCGGCATCGCGCCGGGCGTCAACTTCGGCCACGGCAAGGCGCTCGCCGAACCGGTCCACGGCTCGGCCCCGAAGTACGCCGGCCAGGACAAGGTGAACCCCACGGCGATGATCCTCTCGGGCCGCGAGATGCTCGACTACCTCGGCTGGAGCGACGCGGCGGACCTCGTTCGCGACGCGGTCGAGGCCCAGATCTCCTCCGGGCGGGTCACCTACGACCTCGAACGGCAGATCGAGGGCGGGGAGAAGCTCGCCACCTCCGAGTTCGCGGAGGAGGTCGTCGAGCGCATCCACGACCTCGCGTAG
- the deoC gene encoding deoxyribose-phosphate aldolase — MDRADLAARIDHTVLGPETTLADVERVLDEAAEYGMNACIPPCYVAEAAEYAPDVTLATVIGFPHGQHATGAKRDEAERAWDEGADELDMVVNVGRLKSGDDEAVGRDVTEVVAAVPVPVKVIIETALLTDEEKRRACEAARDADAAMVKTSTGFADGGATVPDVELMSEYLPVKASGGVGSYEEALAMFEAGAERIGASSGVAIVEGAPE, encoded by the coding sequence ATGGATCGCGCCGACCTCGCCGCACGGATCGACCACACCGTCCTCGGGCCGGAGACGACGCTCGCCGACGTCGAGCGCGTCCTCGACGAGGCGGCCGAGTACGGGATGAACGCCTGCATCCCCCCCTGTTACGTCGCCGAGGCGGCCGAGTACGCACCCGACGTCACGCTCGCGACGGTGATCGGCTTCCCGCACGGCCAGCACGCGACCGGCGCCAAGCGGGACGAGGCCGAGCGCGCGTGGGACGAGGGGGCCGACGAACTGGACATGGTCGTCAACGTCGGTCGACTGAAGTCCGGCGACGACGAGGCCGTCGGCCGGGACGTCACGGAGGTCGTCGCGGCCGTCCCCGTCCCCGTGAAGGTCATCATCGAGACGGCGCTGCTTACGGATGAGGAGAAACGCCGCGCCTGCGAGGCCGCGCGGGACGCCGACGCCGCGATGGTGAAGACCTCGACCGGGTTCGCGGACGGCGGCGCGACGGTTCCGGACGTGGAACTCATGTCGGAGTATCTCCCCGTGAAGGCGAGCGGCGGGGTCGGCAGCTACGAGGAGGCGCTGGCGATGTTCGAGGCCGGCGCCGAGCGCATCGGCGCCTCCTCGGGCGTGGCCATCGTCGAGGGCGCACCCGAGTAG
- a CDS encoding amidohydrolase, with translation MTEAADLVVTNAEVHTLGDPDETSEAIAVRDGDVVRLGPSYDLEFLVGVDTEVVDAGGRVVLPGFVDAHTHLLTAGRYLVHADLSAAEGPDEAVELLRERAAEIGDGNGDEWVLGFGYDESTWDDLRYLAAEDLARVSETAPVVAFREDMHVASVNRVVLDRYRDAMPDGDVLTDRGDATDGGEPTGVVVEGAVDPVYDAVEPDAGEARELAEAAQRHANSRGVTAVHDMVRKSKAPEVYRGMDLADELTLRIRLNYWADHLDSLVDAGLRTNHGSDMVQVGAIKSYTDGSLGGRTAKLSEPYADAPGETGQWVVPPEEIREVVSRADAAGFQTTLHAIGDEAIDLALDAYADTSDPGAMRHRVEHCELASDEAIERFADLGVVASVQPNFHKWGFEGGLYEDRLGDRRTGANRLPAYLDAGAPLAFGSDCMPLDPLLGVHHAVNAPTEGQSIDVTDALRAYTSGAAYAGFDEDRLGTLEPGKRADFVALDPSPWEDEGRIEDVEVAFTAVGGELVYDAR, from the coding sequence ATGACGGAAGCCGCCGACCTCGTCGTGACGAACGCCGAGGTCCACACGCTCGGCGACCCCGACGAGACGTCCGAGGCGATCGCGGTCCGGGACGGCGACGTCGTCCGACTTGGCCCCTCGTACGACCTGGAGTTCCTCGTCGGCGTCGACACCGAGGTCGTCGACGCCGGCGGGCGGGTCGTCCTGCCCGGGTTCGTCGACGCCCACACGCACCTGCTCACCGCCGGCCGCTACCTCGTCCACGCCGACCTCTCGGCGGCCGAGGGTCCCGACGAGGCGGTCGAGTTGCTGCGGGAGCGCGCGGCCGAAATCGGGGACGGGAACGGCGACGAGTGGGTTCTGGGCTTCGGCTACGACGAGTCCACCTGGGACGACTTGCGCTACCTCGCCGCCGAGGACCTCGCGCGGGTCTCCGAGACGGCGCCCGTCGTCGCCTTCCGCGAGGACATGCACGTCGCCTCGGTCAACCGGGTCGTGCTCGACCGGTACCGGGACGCGATGCCCGACGGCGACGTCCTGACCGACCGGGGCGACGCGACCGACGGCGGCGAACCGACCGGCGTCGTCGTCGAGGGGGCCGTCGACCCCGTGTACGACGCCGTCGAACCCGACGCCGGCGAGGCGCGGGAACTCGCCGAGGCCGCCCAGCGGCACGCGAACTCGCGCGGGGTGACGGCGGTCCACGACATGGTCCGGAAGTCGAAGGCGCCCGAGGTGTACCGCGGGATGGACCTCGCGGACGAACTCACGCTCCGGATCCGCCTGAACTACTGGGCCGACCACCTCGACTCGCTCGTCGACGCCGGCCTCCGGACGAACCACGGCAGCGACATGGTGCAGGTGGGGGCGATCAAGTCGTACACCGACGGGAGCCTCGGCGGACGAACGGCGAAGCTCTCCGAACCGTACGCCGACGCACCCGGGGAGACGGGCCAGTGGGTCGTCCCGCCCGAGGAGATCCGCGAGGTCGTCTCGCGTGCGGACGCCGCCGGCTTCCAGACGACGCTCCACGCGATCGGCGACGAGGCGATCGACCTGGCGCTCGACGCCTACGCCGACACGTCGGACCCGGGAGCGATGCGTCACCGCGTCGAGCACTGCGAACTCGCGAGCGACGAGGCGATCGAGCGCTTCGCCGACCTCGGCGTCGTCGCCTCCGTCCAGCCGAACTTCCACAAGTGGGGGTTCGAGGGCGGCCTGTACGAGGACCGCCTGGGGGACCGGCGGACCGGGGCGAACCGCCTGCCGGCCTACCTCGACGCGGGCGCGCCGCTGGCGTTCGGCTCCGACTGCATGCCGCTCGACCCCCTGCTCGGGGTCCACCACGCCGTCAACGCCCCCACCGAGGGACAGTCGATCGACGTGACCGACGCGCTCCGGGCCTACACGAGCGGAGCGGCCTACGCGGGCTTCGACGAGGACAGGCTGGGGACGCTCGAACCCGGAAAGCGGGCGGACTTCGTCGCGCTGGACCCGTCGCCGTGGGAGGACGAGGGGCGGATCGAGGACGTCGAGGTGGCGTTCACGGCGGTCGGCGGGGAACTGGTGTACGACGCCCGATAG
- the hmgA gene encoding hydroxymethylglutaryl-CoA reductase (NADPH): MTDTDAGALADRVREGDLRLYELEEHADADVAAAARRLLVEEQSGADLGTTGEYAFPAADAEPNVENMTGAVQIPVGVVGPVEIDGGAISGERYLPMATTEGALLASVNRGCAALNDAGGAGARVLKNRMTRAPAFRVADVAEAEALASWARDNVDALREAAESTTGHGELREVTPYVVGNNVYLRFAYDTKDAMGMNMATIATEAACAVVEEETPAHLVALSGNLCSDKKPAAVNAVEGRGRTVAADVTVPRDVVERTLKTTPEAVAEVNTRKNLVGSAKAGALGFNAHVANSVAAMFLATGQDAAQVVEGANAITTAERREGDLYVSVTLASLEVGTVGGGTRLPTQAEALDVLGVRGGGDPPGSNGDALAEAVAVAALAGELSLLSALASRNLSSAHADLGR; this comes from the coding sequence ATGACCGACACGGACGCCGGGGCGCTCGCCGACCGGGTGCGCGAGGGCGACCTCCGGCTGTACGAACTCGAGGAGCACGCGGACGCCGACGTCGCCGCCGCGGCGCGGCGCCTGCTCGTCGAGGAGCAGTCCGGCGCGGACCTCGGGACGACCGGCGAGTACGCCTTCCCGGCGGCCGACGCCGAACCGAACGTCGAGAACATGACGGGCGCGGTTCAGATCCCGGTCGGCGTGGTCGGCCCCGTCGAGATCGACGGCGGCGCGATCTCGGGCGAGCGCTACCTCCCCATGGCGACGACCGAAGGGGCGCTGCTCGCCTCCGTGAACCGGGGCTGTGCGGCCCTGAACGACGCTGGCGGGGCCGGTGCGCGCGTGCTGAAGAACCGGATGACCCGCGCGCCCGCCTTCCGCGTCGCCGACGTGGCCGAGGCCGAGGCGCTCGCCTCGTGGGCCCGGGACAACGTCGACGCGCTGCGGGAGGCCGCCGAGTCGACGACGGGCCACGGCGAACTCCGCGAGGTGACGCCGTACGTCGTCGGTAACAACGTCTACCTCCGGTTCGCCTACGACACCAAGGACGCGATGGGGATGAACATGGCCACCATCGCGACCGAGGCTGCCTGCGCGGTCGTCGAGGAGGAGACCCCCGCCCACCTCGTCGCGCTGTCGGGGAACCTCTGCTCGGACAAGAAGCCCGCCGCGGTCAACGCCGTCGAGGGGCGCGGGCGCACCGTCGCCGCCGACGTGACCGTTCCGCGGGACGTGGTGGAGCGCACGCTGAAGACGACCCCCGAGGCCGTCGCGGAGGTGAACACGCGGAAGAACCTCGTCGGCAGCGCGAAGGCCGGCGCGCTCGGGTTCAACGCCCACGTCGCGAACTCGGTCGCGGCGATGTTCCTCGCGACCGGCCAGGACGCCGCGCAGGTCGTGGAGGGCGCCAACGCGATCACCACGGCGGAACGACGGGAGGGGGACCTCTACGTCTCGGTCACGCTGGCGTCGCTCGAGGTCGGCACGGTCGGCGGCGGGACGAGGCTCCCCACCCAGGCCGAGGCGCTCGACGTGCTCGGCGTCCGGGGCGGCGGCGACCCGCCCGGGAGCAACGGCGACGCGCTCGCCGAGGCCGTCGCGGTCGCGGCGCTGGCCGGCGAACTGTCGCTCCTCTCGGCGCTCGCCTCCCGGAATCTCTCCTCGGCCCACGCCGACCTCGGCAGGTAG
- a CDS encoding outer membrane protein assembly factor BamB family protein, producing the protein MVPDPTTRRAALALAGSAFTTGCLGQFSSGGDPGSVDPPDGPDAGGGDWPMLGGDPGHAGSTTAVSGAEPTERWHVTVDGPLTTPTVADGTAYVARGAPGDGGPRATLEAYALDSGDRLWSLPLSGPEGPAGFAFSAPNSNRRPVYHRGRLYVSVGRSIAAVDPGGPEQLWTSDPLENVHFNEPPTVTGSGVYAGGPFGLAAFDHDASRRWVFPETATDDGRRNDLHGSPRIAAVTGDAVYVPMGSSLLALDPDDATERWRHDPEGPRASTVVLAEDGLVRVGMNGVEAVGTDGSRRWLAEWPGNAVVRPAVADGVVFVAGLTGHVAAYDLGNGGERLWHTRLDPERFAQGTVATVSDGAVHVLRVDGEEREVRAVALDREDGSTAWEVRKTGTRARGVVPADGTSLFTSESTTEEERQRSTLGAGQDTSATLWAYEPQ; encoded by the coding sequence ATGGTCCCCGATCCCACGACGCGGCGAGCCGCGCTCGCGCTCGCCGGCAGCGCGTTCACGACCGGCTGTCTCGGCCAGTTCTCCTCCGGCGGCGACCCGGGCAGCGTCGACCCGCCGGACGGCCCCGACGCGGGCGGGGGCGACTGGCCGATGCTCGGCGGCGACCCGGGCCACGCCGGGTCGACGACCGCCGTCTCCGGGGCCGAACCGACGGAACGGTGGCACGTCACCGTCGACGGGCCGCTGACGACGCCGACGGTCGCCGACGGGACGGCGTACGTGGCCCGCGGAGCCCCGGGGGACGGGGGGCCGCGGGCGACCCTGGAGGCGTACGCGCTCGACTCCGGGGACCGACTGTGGTCGCTCCCGCTGTCCGGACCCGAAGGTCCCGCCGGGTTCGCGTTCTCCGCGCCGAACTCGAACCGCCGGCCCGTGTACCATCGCGGGCGACTGTACGTGAGCGTCGGACGGTCCATCGCCGCGGTCGACCCCGGAGGGCCGGAGCAACTGTGGACGAGCGACCCGCTCGAGAACGTCCACTTCAACGAACCGCCGACCGTCACGGGGAGCGGGGTCTACGCCGGCGGCCCGTTCGGGCTGGCGGCGTTCGACCACGACGCGAGCCGTCGCTGGGTGTTCCCGGAGACGGCGACCGACGACGGCCGCCGGAACGACCTCCACGGAAGCCCCAGGATCGCCGCGGTGACCGGGGACGCAGTGTACGTCCCGATGGGGAGTAGCCTGCTCGCGCTGGACCCGGACGACGCGACCGAGCGGTGGCGACACGACCCGGAGGGGCCGCGAGCCTCGACCGTCGTGCTGGCCGAGGACGGCCTGGTTCGCGTCGGGATGAACGGCGTCGAGGCGGTCGGGACCGACGGCTCCCGTCGCTGGCTGGCCGAGTGGCCCGGTAACGCGGTCGTCCGCCCGGCGGTCGCCGACGGCGTCGTCTTCGTCGCGGGCCTCACCGGTCACGTCGCCGCCTACGACCTCGGGAACGGCGGCGAACGACTGTGGCACACGCGCCTCGACCCGGAGCGGTTCGCCCAGGGCACGGTCGCGACGGTGAGCGACGGCGCGGTCCACGTCCTCCGCGTCGACGGCGAGGAACGAGAGGTTCGTGCCGTCGCGCTCGATCGCGAGGACGGGTCGACGGCGTGGGAGGTTCGGAAGACCGGGACACGCGCACGCGGCGTCGTCCCCGCGGACGGCACCTCCCTGTTCACGTCCGAGTCGACCACCGAGGAGGAGCGCCAGCGGTCCACGCTGGGCGCGGGACAGGACACGTCCGCGACGCTGTGGGCGTACGAACCCCAGTAG
- a CDS encoding outer membrane protein assembly factor BamB family protein, which translates to MRSRRGVLSGLATAGSLALAGCTGGGFSPGSDADTEWPAPGADAAATSYVADASAPRTPPSERWRASVGTPTGRPVVADGVVVVPSERGVTGVDLGTGEELWHRSGRAYGVCAHDGSAYATLRGEPAVVALTLDAGEEEWHVPGEASFGAAPLVAPGGDRVYAGDTAGAVRAYDPRDGAALWTFDAFTGVYSLAARRDALFVGTTGGETYQLHAPRSGVSPVWRRKLPGTVRSLSADDRTVYASTAGGGLFRLETDHAAGRTRWHAADAATTTGSLVAADRSVLAVDADRAVALASGTGDERWTRAFERSGATSAPAAAGDTLFVGVGGALRALALGGGAGVEGFRLDGERWRFEATVAAVAVADGAVLAACDDLDGEPAVVALE; encoded by the coding sequence ATGCGCTCCCGACGCGGCGTGCTCTCCGGACTCGCGACCGCCGGGAGCCTCGCGCTCGCCGGGTGCACCGGGGGCGGCTTCTCCCCGGGGAGCGACGCCGACACCGAGTGGCCCGCGCCCGGCGCCGACGCCGCGGCGACGAGCTACGTCGCGGACGCCTCGGCCCCCCGAACGCCGCCCTCGGAACGGTGGCGCGCGTCGGTGGGGACGCCGACCGGCCGCCCGGTCGTCGCAGACGGCGTGGTGGTCGTCCCGTCCGAGCGCGGCGTCACCGGCGTCGACCTCGGAACCGGCGAGGAGCTGTGGCACAGGTCCGGCCGCGCCTACGGCGTCTGCGCCCACGACGGTTCGGCGTACGCGACGCTCAGGGGGGAGCCGGCGGTGGTCGCGCTCACGCTCGACGCCGGCGAGGAGGAGTGGCACGTGCCGGGCGAGGCGTCCTTCGGCGCCGCCCCGCTCGTGGCACCCGGCGGCGACCGAGTGTACGCCGGCGACACGGCGGGGGCGGTCCGGGCGTACGACCCGCGAGACGGCGCGGCGCTGTGGACCTTCGACGCGTTCACCGGCGTCTACTCGCTGGCCGCCCGCCGCGACGCCCTCTTCGTCGGCACCACCGGCGGCGAGACGTACCAGCTTCACGCGCCGCGCTCCGGGGTGTCCCCCGTCTGGCGCCGGAAGCTCCCGGGGACCGTTCGGTCGCTGTCGGCCGACGACCGGACGGTGTACGCGTCGACCGCGGGCGGCGGCCTGTTCCGGCTGGAGACCGACCACGCGGCCGGCCGGACGCGCTGGCACGCGGCCGACGCCGCGACGACGACCGGATCGCTCGTCGCCGCCGACCGATCGGTGCTCGCGGTCGATGCCGACCGGGCCGTCGCGCTCGCGAGCGGGACCGGGGACGAGCGGTGGACGCGCGCGTTCGAGCGGTCGGGTGCCACGTCGGCGCCCGCGGCGGCGGGGGACACGTTGTTCGTCGGCGTCGGCGGCGCGCTCCGGGCGCTCGCGCTCGGCGGGGGAGCGGGCGTGGAGGGGTTCAGGCTCGACGGCGAGCGGTGGCGGTTCGAGGCGACCGTCGCCGCCGTCGCCGTCGCGGACGGCGCGGTCCTCGCGGCCTGCGACGACCTCGACGGCGAACCCGCGGTCGTGGCGCTGGAGTGA
- a CDS encoding cupin domain-containing protein: MDRVPHESDDDVEALPGVHLAQLAAGEEMSVQHFTIEPGAEVPIHSHPHEQSGYIAEGTLTFLLEDGEELACEAGDSYDLAGGETHGAVNRGDETVRGVDVFSPPRRNPDWARD; this comes from the coding sequence ATGGACCGAGTCCCGCACGAGTCGGACGACGACGTCGAGGCGCTCCCCGGCGTCCACCTCGCGCAGCTGGCGGCCGGCGAGGAGATGAGCGTCCAGCACTTCACCATCGAACCGGGCGCGGAGGTGCCGATCCACAGCCACCCGCACGAACAGTCGGGCTACATCGCCGAGGGGACGCTCACGTTCCTGCTCGAGGACGGGGAGGAACTCGCCTGCGAGGCCGGCGACTCCTACGACCTCGCCGGCGGGGAGACGCACGGCGCGGTCAACCGCGGCGACGAGACCGTCAGGGGGGTCGACGTGTTCTCGCCGCCGCGACGGAACCCGGACTGGGCGCGGGACTGA
- a CDS encoding DUF63 family protein has translation MTLLPEGFALPPLAYLLPLAIALGGVAYGLSRRAPAFRGRHVLALLPWMCTGAAGHVLHVLDALPDAIDPLFGTPAAYLTTAAFAGAVWLAALARRPADGGDGDGADDAAVLAAAGSVALLVAAGRTLAYGVTNGTLNPWLPAVGLVGGAVLGVVVGLLVYRLYPTATVAGSAGLVAVAAHGIDGVTTAVGVDLLGFGERTPLSRLIIEFAAGLPTAEALGGGWLFVLVKLAVGALVVAAVAPTIREEPAEGNALLAVVAAVGLGPGVHNALLFAVAP, from the coding sequence ATGACACTCCTGCCCGAGGGGTTCGCCCTCCCGCCCCTCGCGTACCTCCTCCCGCTGGCGATCGCGCTCGGCGGCGTGGCGTACGGCCTCTCCCGACGGGCGCCGGCGTTCCGGGGTCGCCACGTGCTCGCGCTCCTCCCGTGGATGTGTACGGGCGCCGCTGGACACGTCCTCCACGTCCTCGACGCGCTGCCGGACGCGATCGACCCGCTGTTCGGCACGCCGGCGGCGTATCTGACGACCGCCGCGTTCGCCGGGGCGGTCTGGCTCGCCGCGCTGGCCCGGCGGCCGGCCGACGGCGGCGACGGGGACGGCGCCGACGACGCGGCCGTGCTCGCCGCGGCGGGGTCGGTCGCGCTGCTCGTCGCGGCGGGCCGAACGCTCGCCTACGGCGTCACGAACGGGACGCTGAACCCGTGGCTCCCCGCCGTGGGGCTCGTCGGCGGCGCGGTTCTCGGCGTCGTCGTCGGGCTTCTCGTCTACCGGCTGTACCCGACGGCGACCGTCGCCGGGTCGGCGGGGTTGGTCGCGGTCGCCGCCCACGGGATCGACGGCGTGACCACGGCCGTCGGCGTGGACCTGCTCGGCTTCGGCGAGCGGACGCCGCTCTCGCGGCTCATCATCGAGTTCGCGGCGGGGCTCCCGACCGCGGAGGCGCTCGGCGGGGGCTGGCTGTTCGTGCTCGTGAAGCTCGCGGTCGGCGCGCTCGTCGTCGCCGCGGTCGCGCCGACCATCCGCGAGGAGCCCGCGGAGGGGAACGCGCTGCTGGCGGTCGTCGCCGCGGTGGGGCTCGGTCCCGGGGTCCACAACGCGCTGCTGTTCGCCGTCGCCCCCTGA
- the yciH gene encoding stress response translation initiation inhibitor YciH yields MSDDDPFADLPDDLTEDLARAEQRLTVRIERRTYNKPVTIVEGFDDDSTDLKGLASELKRSLGTGGTVDDGAIELQGDHSDRVRDLLRDRGFSVGDA; encoded by the coding sequence GTGAGCGACGACGACCCGTTCGCGGACCTGCCCGACGACCTCACCGAGGACCTCGCCCGCGCGGAGCAGCGGCTCACGGTCCGGATCGAGCGTCGGACGTACAACAAGCCCGTGACCATCGTGGAGGGGTTCGACGACGACTCGACGGACCTGAAGGGGCTCGCGTCCGAACTGAAGCGATCGCTCGGGACCGGCGGCACGGTCGACGACGGCGCCATCGAACTCCAGGGCGACCACAGCGACCGCGTCCGGGACCTGCTCCGCGACCGGGGGTTCTCCGTCGGGGACGCCTGA
- a CDS encoding isoaspartyl peptidase/L-asparaginase — MHLICHGGAGGVPDEPEPRQAVLDEAAAAGADEVDVVDAVVSAVEVLEESPRFNAGVGGAVQSDGVVRTDAGIMTDDREAGAVASMEGVASAAAAARVVMEATPHVFVTGEHAVDLAADFGVGTGRELLTADNRERFMDESPPDGTPREHLDWLEERFGGSAARSAAGESSGRDPRDHDTVGAVAGDGERFATCTSTGGRFFALAGRVGDVPQIGSGFFASPAGAASATGAGEDIAKATLTRRAVRHLEAGEGAQAAADRAIAEFGELTGSSAGIIVLGGDGPGSAFNSEGMQTSVATSE, encoded by the coding sequence ATGCACCTCATCTGTCACGGCGGCGCCGGCGGCGTACCCGACGAACCCGAACCCAGGCAGGCGGTCCTCGACGAGGCCGCCGCGGCGGGTGCCGACGAGGTCGACGTGGTCGACGCGGTCGTCTCGGCGGTCGAGGTCCTGGAGGAGTCCCCCCGGTTCAACGCGGGCGTCGGCGGCGCGGTCCAGTCGGACGGCGTCGTCCGCACGGACGCGGGGATCATGACCGACGACCGCGAGGCCGGCGCGGTCGCCTCGATGGAGGGCGTCGCCAGCGCCGCCGCCGCCGCGCGGGTCGTCATGGAGGCGACCCCGCACGTGTTCGTGACCGGCGAGCACGCGGTCGACCTCGCCGCGGACTTCGGCGTCGGGACGGGCCGCGAGCTCCTCACCGCCGACAACCGCGAACGGTTCATGGACGAGTCACCCCCGGACGGCACCCCCCGCGAGCACCTCGACTGGCTGGAGGAGCGCTTCGGGGGGAGCGCGGCGCGGAGCGCCGCGGGCGAGTCGAGCGGGCGTGACCCGCGAGACCACGACACCGTCGGCGCGGTCGCGGGCGACGGCGAGCGCTTCGCGACCTGCACCTCGACGGGCGGCCGGTTCTTCGCGCTGGCGGGTCGGGTCGGCGACGTCCCGCAGATCGGCTCCGGGTTCTTCGCGTCCCCGGCGGGGGCCGCCTCGGCGACCGGCGCGGGCGAGGACATCGCGAAGGCAACTCTCACCCGACGCGCGGTCCGACACCTGGAGGCGGGCGAGGGGGCCCAGGCCGCCGCCGACCGCGCCATCGCGGAGTTCGGCGAGCTGACCGGTTCGTCCGCGGGGATCATCGTGCTCGGCGGGGACGGCCCCGGGTCGGCGTTCAACTCGGAGGGGATGCAGACGAGCGTCGCGACGTCGGAGTAG